ATTTATTTCTCCATCCTTGCGAGTTAGTATTTTGAACGGTATTTTGCCTCCGGAGGTCAAAGGAAAAATTTTAGAAGATTATTTGACTTTAATTTTCAGTAAAGATTTTCATAGAAAAGGGAAGCACTATGGCGGTCTTGAAGTAATGCACGATTCTTCTTCGGGCGGGGCAGATTTTATTTTGCGTCTGGGACAGAGAAAGAAAATTATTATAGAAGTCGGATTTGGGAAACAGAATGATGGAATAAAGCAAATAGAAAATAGCGGAAAAGTTACTGCCGGCTATGATTATGGAATTATAATCAGTCGACAAGGAGATTTAGAAATAATGAACGAAAAAATTATCAGAATGCCGCTTAAATATTGGTTAGCGATTTAAAATTATGCCTAAACAAGAAAAGCGAATGCCGCTTTATCTCCAAGACAGAATACTTAAAGACATTTCTTTTGAAAACTTGCCCGCAAAATGGCAGGAGTTTGATTTTAGCCGATTTTCAAAAGACAAAACGCTTTTTGATTTTCAGCAGGATGCTTTAAAGAATGCAATAAGAGCGTTGCATTTATATTTCAAGGATAAAAAGGCAGATAAAAAAGCATTATTTGATTATTACAAATTAAACGGATTTCAAGAAAATTTTGATTATGATTTGAAGAAAAAAGCAGAAGGGAAAACTATTAAATATCTTTTAGAATATCCTGATGATTATCCTGTTATTGATAATAAAATCTCCTTTGCTCATTTTATCAATCGTATGAGCTTTTGGATGGCGACCGGCTCGGGCAAGACGCTGATTATTGTTAAACTGATTGAGCTTTTGGGAAAGCTTATTGCCGAAAAAGAATTGCCGGTTCGGGATATTCTTTTTTTGGCACATCGTGATGACCTTTTGAACCAATTCAAAAATCATGTTGAGGAATTTAACAGCTTTAATTTTGATACCAAGATAAATCTCAAGAGTTTAAGAGATTACGAAAGCGTAAAGCGCGAAAACGCCTTGCCGTTTGCCAAAAACGAAATTACCGTTTTTTATTATCGTTCTGATTTGATTTCTGACGAACATAAAGAAAAAATCGTCAATTTTCAAAATTACGACAACGGCGGGCGGTGGTATATTCTTTTGGATGAAGCCCACAAAGGCGATAAAGAAGACAGCAAGCGGCAGATTTTATACTCCATACTTTCAAGAAACGGATTTTTGTTTAACTTTTCCGCAACATTTACCGACCCAAGAGATTTTGCGACCTGCGCTTTTGAATTCAATCTTTCAAGGTTTGTTGAAGAAGGATACGGCAAGCATATTTATGTGTCCGGGCAAGATGTTGCGGCTTTCCGCAGAGAAACAGATTTTTCAAAACAGGAAAAACAAAAAATTGTTTTAAAGGTTTTGCTTTTGCTCTCATACATCAATAAAAATTTTGAAAAGATAAGGGGAATTGACAGCAGGCTTTATCACCACCCGCTTCTTTTAACTCTGGTTAATTCGGTAAACAAACCGGATGCCGACCTGCAGTTATTTTTTAGAGAATTAGAGAGTATTGCCACGCAGGAGCCGGCAGAAAGAATCTTAGAATCAGCCAAAGAAGAATTAGTCGCTGAATTTTCTTCTAATCCGTCATTTTATTTTGAAGAGAGCGAAAAGGTTGTTTTAAATATCGGCGAATTAGAGAAAATTGGCTACAAAGATATCCTGCAATATGTTTTCAATAGCCGAACACCCGGCGCAATTGAAGTTTCTTTTCGTCCATCAGACAAAAGCCAGGTTGCTTTTAAACTGACCACTTCTGATAGATATTTTGCGCTGATTAAAACGGGAGAAATGCCGCAATGGCTGAAAGATGAATTGGGAAGATTTAACATTAATCATCGTTTTGAAAATGAGGGATTTTTTGAAACGCTTAATCGCGATGATTCCGACATAAATGTTTTAATGGGTTCGCGCTCTTTTTACGAGGGGTGGGATTCTAACAGGCCAAATCTGATTTTGTTTGTAAATATTGGTGTTGGTAGCGATGCTAAAAAATTTGTTTTGCAGTCAGTTGGTCGGGGAGTAAGAATAGAGCCGCTGAAATATCAAAGAAAGCGACTCCAAAATTTGCTAAACGCTAAAGTTATAAATGAACAATTATTTGAGAAAGTTAAGGATTTGATTCTGCCAACTGAGAGCTTATTTGTTTTTGGCACTAATGCCGAAAACCTGAAAGAAATAATCAAAACGCTGAAAGAAGAAAAACAAGACAAGAGTTTGGGCGAAGCGTTTATATTAAATCCCGAAGCGCAAAAACATCCGCTTTTAGTGCCGGTTTACAAAACTGCCGAGAGAATTTTTGCCGAAGAAAGCAATCCTCAAAAATACATTATAAGTAAAGATGATTTTAATCTGACAAAAAGTTTTTATGAATACATAGGCGATAAAGTTGCTGTGGCGAAATATGATTGCGAAGTAAAGGTTTTGAAGAAAGCAAAAGAAAGCTTTTCAGAAAAAGAGAAATATTATGATTTCATCGAAACAAACTCACTTTTTGAACCAGAGTTAACTCTTGGCCGAATTTTTGATTATATGGGAGTTAAAAGCAGAGAATTTGATAGATTTGAAAAAGTAGAAAAAGGTAAATTTATTGTCCATTTTGAAAAGGTTAGATTTAGAGATGGAGAAAAATACCAAAAAATACTGGAAGCAATTGGAAAAGCAAAAAATTACTCGCAAAAGGCAGCCAAAGAGAAAGAAATTGATGCGGAATTTGAAAGAACAAACGATAAAGAAAAATATAAAGAGGCAATAAAACAATTAGAATTGAATTTTCAGCCCGAAGTTGAATATGATAAATTAAAAATTAAGTATTTAGCCAATCATTACTATCTTCCTGTGATAGTTTCAGAATCCGAAAAAATTGATTACATAAATCATATCATCAATGTTGAAAGTGAGGTAAAGTTTATTAAACAATTAGAAGAATATCTTGCCAAACCTAATAATGTATTTACACAATTTGACTGGTGGATGTTTTCAAAACTTGATCAAACACTGGATGAAGTGTTTATACCTTACTTCAATCCGAAAGAAAATCGGTTTGCAAATTTCAAACCAGACTTCATCTTTTGGGCCAAGAAGGACGATCGATACCTGATTTTGTTTGTTGATCCAAAAGCGCCAACCTACACTGATGCAAACTATAAAATAGATGGCTATCGCAAAATCTTTGAAGAAAATGGCCAAGCTAAAATATTTCCCGGAAACAGATTAGTAAAACTCTTAATGTGGGGTCCAAGAAACACGGGAGAGGAATATAAAGACTATTGGGTGAATAATTTTGATGATTTTGCGAACGAAATCAATTAATTTATAAACGGCGACGCATTATTTAGGAAGTCTGACTTCCTAAAATTTAATAAATCAACCAAAAAGTCGAACCCCGGTAGTAGAAACAATTTTCACTACGGGGCAGGGAATTAATTGAGAAATAATATGCAAATGCCGGTTATCAAATCAAAGCAATTTATTTTAAGGCCTTTTCGAAAAAAGGACGCTAGGTGTTTAGCAAAGAATATAGATAACAGAAAAATTGCTCGAAATACTTCGGGTATTCCTTATCCTTACAAACTGAAAGATGTGAGAGAATGGTTGACAAAAATTTTAAAAGAAAAAAGAAAGAAAAAGCTCACTAAAGTTAATTTTGCAATAGACATTAATGGAAAAGTAGTAGGGTCAGTAAGTTTAGAAAAGATTGAAGGGCACAAAGCTGAGATAGGTTATTGGTTAGCTGAGAAATATTGGGGTAAGTGAATAATGACAAGAGCCGTTAAATTAGTGACAAGATTAGGATTTGATGAATTAAAATTGAAAAGAATTTATGCTCATGTATTTTCTTATAATAAAGCCTCAATGCGAGTTTTAGAAAAATCAGGATATCAAAAAGAGGGGCTTTTAAGGAAGTATATTAAAAAGGGGAATGCATATAAG
The DNA window shown above is from Patescibacteria group bacterium and carries:
- a CDS encoding DEAD/DEAH box helicase family protein, giving the protein MPKQEKRMPLYLQDRILKDISFENLPAKWQEFDFSRFSKDKTLFDFQQDALKNAIRALHLYFKDKKADKKALFDYYKLNGFQENFDYDLKKKAEGKTIKYLLEYPDDYPVIDNKISFAHFINRMSFWMATGSGKTLIIVKLIELLGKLIAEKELPVRDILFLAHRDDLLNQFKNHVEEFNSFNFDTKINLKSLRDYESVKRENALPFAKNEITVFYYRSDLISDEHKEKIVNFQNYDNGGRWYILLDEAHKGDKEDSKRQILYSILSRNGFLFNFSATFTDPRDFATCAFEFNLSRFVEEGYGKHIYVSGQDVAAFRRETDFSKQEKQKIVLKVLLLLSYINKNFEKIRGIDSRLYHHPLLLTLVNSVNKPDADLQLFFRELESIATQEPAERILESAKEELVAEFSSNPSFYFEESEKVVLNIGELEKIGYKDILQYVFNSRTPGAIEVSFRPSDKSQVAFKLTTSDRYFALIKTGEMPQWLKDELGRFNINHRFENEGFFETLNRDDSDINVLMGSRSFYEGWDSNRPNLILFVNIGVGSDAKKFVLQSVGRGVRIEPLKYQRKRLQNLLNAKVINEQLFEKVKDLILPTESLFVFGTNAENLKEIIKTLKEEKQDKSLGEAFILNPEAQKHPLLVPVYKTAERIFAEESNPQKYIISKDDFNLTKSFYEYIGDKVAVAKYDCEVKVLKKAKESFSEKEKYYDFIETNSLFEPELTLGRIFDYMGVKSREFDRFEKVEKGKFIVHFEKVRFRDGEKYQKILEAIGKAKNYSQKAAKEKEIDAEFERTNDKEKYKEAIKQLELNFQPEVEYDKLKIKYLANHYYLPVIVSESEKIDYINHIINVESEVKFIKQLEEYLAKPNNVFTQFDWWMFSKLDQTLDEVFIPYFNPKENRFANFKPDFIFWAKKDDRYLILFVDPKAPTYTDANYKIDGYRKIFEENGQAKIFPGNRLVKLLMWGPRNTGEEYKDYWVNNFDDFANEIN